One part of the Chryseobacterium sp. 7 genome encodes these proteins:
- a CDS encoding S8 family peptidase, whose translation MKKQLLLFGSFAVSLLSAQNNEELNRQFERQRIENNSKFDTYVSKRFGTDRSPETLKQIELQRATLAGFLPDNRPYFMQAHDGDQIKNSNSDFLQGGTITGLTGSFNGEGIKFTIFDGSTSSGVARVFAGHVFFNNLPNRITNKESSTVNYGDHATAVSSFIGAKDYPYTVTFTNGTTRQVNFKGIAPNSTIDAYAFGTSILDGETTQKTVFQKIVTAQPNISNHSYGSNQGWADPQLINNEPSWVWNGAFASPNTSFDAQGTYHTNDRDYDQIVYNNPSYIIVKSAGNSFGEGPSADTSTYKKYYKDNNGNLVEFAPTDTLPPNNCAQGYDCIGIGSLGKNIIVVGATDRITTNDGRYTASSDVIHSSYSSAGPRDDGGIKPDITAVGTEVASAWTDNNATGGSKIDIGDGTSYSAPVVTGIMGLWTQINKQLFGGSLLNAASAKTLMVHSAKEAGNIGPDPQFGWGFIDAKKGAELLVGKSNNSIIFNDETLTSGVANVKTVKASGSEPLKVTISWIDPEFTNFTNQWSNIYNNRSSKLINDLDLKITDTTTNTVYYPWKLDANNPMTPATKGDNTVDNVEQVVVDAPVAGRTYKIEITNKGILKNNTGGNAPQNYSVIVTGYTELLGTKDISNPLNNLAISPTITKDFTNVLKAPKKSTFNVYDLTGKKLQSGIINNDKEQIDLSACTKGIYIIEIKTDKDVISKKVIKE comes from the coding sequence ATGAAGAAACAATTACTTTTATTCGGTTCTTTTGCCGTTTCACTATTAAGTGCACAAAACAACGAAGAATTGAACAGACAGTTTGAACGGCAGAGAATAGAAAACAACAGCAAGTTTGACACCTACGTATCTAAGAGATTTGGTACTGACAGAAGCCCTGAAACTTTAAAACAGATTGAATTACAAAGAGCCACCCTGGCAGGTTTTTTACCAGATAACAGGCCTTATTTTATGCAGGCGCATGATGGTGATCAAATTAAAAATTCCAATTCTGATTTTTTACAGGGGGGAACCATCACGGGATTAACAGGATCTTTTAATGGAGAAGGCATTAAGTTTACGATTTTTGACGGGAGTACTTCTTCAGGGGTAGCAAGAGTATTTGCAGGCCATGTATTTTTCAACAACCTTCCTAACAGAATAACAAATAAAGAAAGCAGTACCGTTAATTACGGCGATCATGCCACAGCTGTATCCAGCTTTATAGGCGCTAAAGACTATCCTTATACGGTAACATTTACGAATGGAACAACCAGACAGGTTAACTTCAAAGGTATTGCACCTAATTCTACCATTGACGCTTATGCTTTTGGAACGTCTATACTGGATGGAGAAACAACACAAAAGACTGTATTTCAAAAAATTGTTACAGCCCAGCCTAATATTTCTAATCATTCTTATGGCAGCAACCAGGGATGGGCAGATCCTCAGCTGATCAATAATGAACCTTCATGGGTTTGGAATGGAGCTTTCGCCAGCCCAAACACCTCTTTTGATGCTCAGGGAACTTACCACACCAATGATCGTGATTATGACCAGATTGTATACAACAACCCATCATACATCATTGTCAAGTCAGCTGGAAACTCATTTGGTGAGGGGCCTAGTGCTGATACCAGTACCTATAAAAAATATTATAAAGACAATAACGGGAATTTGGTGGAATTTGCGCCAACGGATACACTTCCCCCCAACAACTGTGCACAGGGATATGACTGTATAGGAATTGGATCTCTTGGAAAAAACATTATTGTGGTAGGAGCTACGGATAGAATCACCACTAATGACGGAAGATATACTGCTTCTTCAGATGTTATCCACTCCAGCTACAGCAGTGCAGGACCAAGAGACGATGGTGGTATTAAACCGGATATTACAGCGGTGGGAACAGAAGTGGCCAGCGCATGGACTGATAATAATGCTACAGGAGGAAGTAAAATAGATATTGGAGATGGCACTTCCTATTCAGCTCCTGTAGTGACAGGTATTATGGGGCTTTGGACACAGATTAACAAGCAGCTTTTCGGAGGAAGCTTATTAAATGCAGCTTCGGCTAAAACATTAATGGTGCATTCTGCTAAAGAAGCAGGCAATATAGGACCTGATCCTCAATTCGGATGGGGCTTTATTGATGCTAAAAAAGGAGCTGAACTTTTGGTAGGAAAATCCAACAACAGTATTATTTTTAATGATGAAACCTTAACCAGCGGAGTTGCTAATGTAAAAACGGTAAAAGCATCAGGTTCAGAACCGTTAAAAGTAACCATTTCCTGGATTGATCCTGAGTTCACCAACTTCACGAATCAATGGAGCAATATTTACAATAACAGAAGCTCCAAACTGATTAATGATTTGGATCTGAAAATTACAGATACCACTACAAATACGGTTTACTATCCATGGAAACTGGATGCCAATAATCCAATGACCCCAGCTACCAAAGGAGACAATACAGTAGACAACGTAGAACAGGTGGTGGTAGATGCCCCGGTTGCAGGAAGAACTTATAAAATAGAGATCACCAACAAAGGCATCCTGAAAAATAACACAGGCGGAAATGCTCCTCAAAACTACTCTGTTATCGTAACAGGATATACTGAATTATTAGGAACTAAAGATATTTCCAACCCTCTTAATAATCTTGCTATTTCTCCTACCATTACAAAAGATTTTACAAACGTTCTGAAAGCACCTAAAAAGTCTACGTTCAATGTATATGACCTTACCGGTAAAAAATTACAAAGCGGTATCATCAATAATGACAAAGAACAGATCGATTTATCTGCTTGCACAAAAGGAATTTACATTATTGAAATAAAAACAGACAAAGATGTTATTTCTAAAAAAGTGATCAAGGAATAA
- the dnaE gene encoding DNA polymerase III subunit alpha, with amino-acid sequence MYLIFDTETTGLPKNFNAPLSDSDNWPRMVQIAWQVHDDDGNLIENQDYIIKPEGYDIPFNAARIHGITTKIANEEGRDLKEVLEEFSKVLERIRVVSGHNVEFDYNIVGAEFYRKDLKDNLQEKPKADTMILGTDFCQLSGGRGGRFKPPKLEELYEKLYGSKFDEAHNAAADVNATARAFFEMVRIGVVPADTLKISEDQLAYFRSLYPDPIKPFNIVIRRQVADFHNKKKQQDFGSIDEIDLGKYFNFDNHSVFSTLTATSSINDLIKKASDDNFPAVGMVDLGNMMGAFKFVSAVEGANGDRAKKHKEYLAKKQEAEENGTEFNEIEPVSEPLIPVVGCEFYISERYEQKQFTKDDPDRRTQVVLLAKDFNGYKNLAKLSSIGFLKGFYFGVPRISRELIAQYKEGVIALTSGIMGDIPDAVLNTGEQKGEELFKWWKDTFEDDFYVQIQNHKLPEEEHLNEVLLYLADKYNVKILAQNETFYTNKDDSNIQDIVSCIKDGEKLTTPVGKGFGKRRGLATGEYYIKNSDEIKEAFLAYPDAFDAYEEFTAKFKPYTLKRDVLLPKFDIPEEFIHAEDEVDGGKRGEMAYLTYLTYEGAKKRYGADGITEDIKERLDFELEVIANTGYPGYFLIVQDFCNEARNMGVWVGPGRGSAAGSAVAYCIGITNVDPIKYDLLFERFLNPERVSMPDIDIDFDDEGRDKIIKWVVEKYGKTQVAQIITYSVLGGKSAIKDAGRVLDVPIPDTNNIAKLIPPSPGMNIAKALAKYDKLKPEEQMLVDEMRYVLESPDDARHAVLASAKKMEGCIRNTGIHACGVIITPEDVSNLVPVTIAAKDADILVSQFDNSVAESAGLLKMDFLGLRTLTIIKDALKLVKARYDIDIDPDLIPLDDAKTYQLFKEGRTVGIFQYESPGMQKYMRELKPTVFADLIAMNALYRPGPIKYIPNFINRKHGIEEIVYDLPETEEYLKETYGITVYQEQVMLLSQKLANFTKGEADTLRKAMGKKQIDVLNKMYPKFIEGGRKNNLNEERLEKIWNDWKAFAEYAFNKSHSTCYAFIAYQTAYLKANYPAEYMASVMSNNINNTDSITMFMEDCKSMGVDVLGPDVNESQYKFSVNEKGQIRFGLGAIKGIGEGPSEGITRERENGRFKNIYDFFERIMPSQMNKRVAESLVLAGAFDELDSFHRGQYFDIDMAGRTNLERLIRYGQSFQESKNEMEHSLFADFAEEVQIEQPKLAPCPEWPNMHKLNKEKEIIGFYLSAHPLDEFKFQFQFMQGQLSKKSVLEKNEEDKIVTDEAPVLEQDTQDDAVDLAEIVSDDIVAGEEEVVEEVTKKAEPKGNFLFLNLDEVDAYKEQAFSNKQEELFEEKKKDWKTLQKERENGGGGKEYTVAGLITEYVVKDGFRSGEKVAFVTLEDYSGSYSFRLGDRDYMRLKEKLEVQRFVIFKIKFAQVKDGRVFVNVNDVIELQEAFERFAKSISLVMDVMDVRREDLDFFRTVLDRNKGNQKLKFFIKNLEDGSDIEVQSMKHSVDLNGDLIKEIQLLNKYEFYLN; translated from the coding sequence ATGTATTTAATTTTTGACACAGAAACAACCGGTTTACCAAAAAATTTCAACGCTCCGCTTTCAGACTCGGATAACTGGCCAAGAATGGTTCAGATTGCATGGCAGGTACACGATGATGACGGAAACTTGATAGAAAACCAGGATTATATAATAAAACCTGAAGGGTATGATATTCCCTTCAACGCAGCACGTATTCACGGAATTACAACAAAGATTGCCAATGAAGAAGGACGGGATCTGAAGGAGGTTCTTGAAGAATTTTCGAAAGTCCTCGAAAGGATAAGAGTGGTTTCCGGACACAATGTGGAATTCGACTATAATATTGTAGGAGCAGAATTTTACAGAAAAGATCTGAAAGATAACCTTCAGGAAAAGCCCAAAGCAGATACCATGATTTTGGGAACCGATTTCTGCCAGCTTAGCGGAGGACGTGGAGGAAGATTCAAACCCCCGAAACTTGAAGAACTTTATGAAAAATTATATGGGAGCAAATTTGATGAAGCCCATAACGCTGCTGCCGACGTAAATGCTACCGCCAGAGCTTTCTTTGAAATGGTAAGAATTGGGGTAGTGCCTGCTGATACCTTAAAGATTTCAGAAGATCAGTTAGCTTATTTCAGAAGCTTATATCCAGATCCGATAAAGCCTTTCAATATTGTTATCAGAAGGCAGGTTGCAGATTTTCATAACAAGAAAAAGCAGCAGGATTTCGGAAGTATTGATGAGATTGATTTAGGTAAATATTTCAATTTTGATAACCATAGTGTATTCTCTACACTTACGGCTACTTCTAGCATCAATGATTTGATTAAAAAAGCTTCTGATGATAACTTCCCGGCTGTAGGGATGGTGGATCTCGGGAATATGATGGGAGCTTTTAAATTCGTTTCAGCAGTAGAAGGAGCAAATGGCGACAGAGCAAAAAAGCATAAAGAATACTTAGCAAAAAAGCAGGAAGCAGAAGAAAACGGAACAGAATTTAACGAAATTGAACCTGTTTCCGAACCGCTTATCCCAGTCGTGGGCTGTGAGTTTTATATTTCGGAACGTTACGAGCAAAAGCAGTTTACCAAAGATGATCCGGACAGGAGAACGCAGGTTGTGCTTTTAGCGAAAGATTTTAATGGATATAAAAACCTGGCCAAACTTTCCAGTATCGGTTTCCTTAAGGGATTCTATTTTGGAGTTCCAAGGATAAGCCGTGAACTGATAGCACAATATAAAGAAGGGGTTATTGCATTGACTTCCGGAATTATGGGAGATATTCCTGATGCTGTCCTAAATACCGGTGAACAGAAAGGGGAAGAGCTATTCAAATGGTGGAAAGATACCTTTGAAGATGATTTTTATGTGCAGATTCAGAATCATAAACTGCCTGAAGAAGAGCATTTGAATGAAGTTTTGCTGTATCTGGCAGATAAATATAATGTTAAAATTTTAGCGCAGAACGAGACTTTTTATACCAATAAAGATGATTCTAACATCCAGGATATTGTAAGCTGCATCAAAGATGGTGAAAAGCTGACAACACCTGTTGGGAAGGGATTTGGTAAAAGAAGAGGATTGGCTACGGGAGAATATTACATCAAAAATTCTGATGAAATCAAAGAAGCCTTTTTAGCCTATCCCGATGCTTTTGATGCCTATGAAGAATTCACCGCAAAGTTTAAACCTTATACCTTAAAAAGAGACGTTCTCCTTCCGAAGTTTGATATCCCGGAAGAATTTATCCATGCAGAAGATGAGGTAGACGGCGGAAAAAGAGGGGAGATGGCTTATCTTACCTATCTTACGTATGAAGGAGCTAAGAAAAGATATGGTGCAGATGGTATTACAGAGGATATTAAAGAACGTCTGGACTTCGAACTTGAAGTAATTGCCAACACTGGCTATCCGGGATATTTCCTTATTGTTCAGGATTTCTGTAATGAAGCCCGCAATATGGGGGTTTGGGTAGGTCCAGGAAGGGGTTCTGCTGCCGGATCTGCTGTAGCTTACTGTATCGGAATTACCAATGTAGACCCTATTAAATATGATCTCCTTTTTGAGAGATTCCTAAACCCGGAAAGGGTTTCCATGCCCGATATTGATATTGACTTTGATGATGAAGGGCGAGATAAAATTATCAAATGGGTAGTTGAAAAATACGGTAAAACTCAGGTAGCGCAGATTATTACGTACTCAGTATTGGGTGGAAAATCTGCTATTAAAGATGCCGGAAGAGTATTGGATGTTCCCATTCCTGATACCAACAATATTGCTAAGCTGATTCCTCCGAGTCCGGGGATGAACATTGCAAAAGCTTTAGCTAAATATGATAAATTAAAACCGGAAGAACAGATGCTCGTTGACGAGATGAGATATGTTCTTGAAAGTCCTGATGATGCACGACATGCCGTTTTGGCAAGTGCTAAAAAGATGGAAGGCTGTATCAGAAACACCGGAATCCACGCCTGTGGTGTAATTATTACGCCAGAGGATGTGAGTAACCTGGTTCCGGTCACCATAGCAGCGAAAGATGCGGATATCTTAGTATCACAGTTTGATAACTCTGTTGCGGAAAGTGCCGGTCTTTTGAAAATGGACTTCTTGGGGCTGAGAACCCTTACGATCATTAAAGATGCATTGAAGCTGGTAAAAGCAAGATATGATATAGATATTGATCCGGATCTTATTCCGCTTGATGATGCTAAAACCTATCAGCTGTTTAAAGAAGGGAGAACGGTAGGGATTTTCCAGTATGAAAGTCCCGGGATGCAAAAATACATGAGAGAGCTTAAGCCAACGGTTTTTGCTGATCTTATTGCCATGAATGCCTTGTACCGTCCGGGTCCTATTAAATATATTCCAAATTTCATCAACAGGAAGCACGGAATTGAAGAGATTGTTTATGACTTACCGGAAACAGAAGAATATTTAAAAGAAACCTACGGAATTACCGTTTATCAGGAGCAGGTAATGCTTTTGTCCCAGAAACTGGCCAACTTTACCAAAGGTGAAGCAGATACCCTGAGAAAGGCGATGGGTAAAAAGCAGATTGATGTTCTGAATAAAATGTACCCGAAATTCATTGAGGGAGGTAGAAAAAACAACCTGAATGAAGAAAGGTTAGAGAAAATCTGGAATGACTGGAAAGCCTTTGCGGAATATGCTTTCAACAAGTCTCACTCAACTTGTTATGCATTTATCGCTTATCAGACAGCATATCTTAAGGCAAATTATCCAGCAGAATATATGGCGAGTGTGATGAGTAATAACATTAACAATACAGATTCAATTACCATGTTCATGGAAGATTGTAAAAGTATGGGCGTGGATGTACTTGGTCCGGATGTGAATGAATCTCAATATAAGTTCTCAGTAAATGAAAAAGGCCAGATCCGTTTCGGATTGGGAGCAATTAAAGGAATTGGTGAAGGACCAAGTGAAGGAATTACCAGAGAAAGAGAGAACGGAAGGTTTAAAAATATTTACGATTTCTTCGAAAGAATAATGCCTTCTCAGATGAACAAGAGGGTAGCGGAGAGTTTGGTGCTTGCCGGAGCTTTCGACGAATTGGATTCTTTCCACAGAGGTCAGTATTTTGACATTGATATGGCCGGGAGAACAAATTTGGAAAGATTAATCAGATATGGGCAAAGTTTCCAGGAAAGTAAAAACGAGATGGAACACTCCTTATTCGCAGATTTTGCGGAAGAAGTTCAGATTGAACAGCCGAAATTAGCACCTTGCCCGGAATGGCCGAATATGCATAAGCTTAATAAAGAAAAAGAAATCATTGGTTTCTATCTTTCTGCACATCCGTTAGATGAGTTTAAATTTCAGTTTCAGTTTATGCAGGGACAGCTTTCTAAAAAATCGGTTCTTGAGAAAAACGAGGAAGATAAAATAGTGACGGATGAAGCACCGGTTTTGGAACAGGATACACAGGATGATGCTGTAGATCTTGCGGAAATTGTATCAGATGATATAGTGGCAGGTGAAGAGGAAGTAGTAGAAGAAGTAACTAAAAAGGCAGAGCCAAAAGGGAATTTCCTGTTCCTGAATCTGGATGAGGTGGATGCTTATAAAGAACAGGCTTTTTCGAATAAACAGGAAGAACTTTTCGAAGAGAAAAAGAAAGACTGGAAAACCCTTCAGAAAGAAAGAGAAAATGGCGGCGGCGGTAAAGAATACACGGTTGCTGGTCTGATTACGGAATATGTGGTGAAAGACGGCTTCAGAAGTGGCGAAAAAGTAGCTTTTGTTACCCTGGAAGATTATTCCGGATCGTATTCTTTCAGGCTGGGAGATAGAGATTATATGAGATTGAAGGAGAAGCTGGAGGTTCAGCGGTTTGTGATTTTTAAGATCAAATTTGCCCAGGTAAAAGACGGAAGAGTTTTTGTGAATGTAAATGATGTGATAGAACTTCAGGAAGCGTTTGAGCGGTTTGCAAAAAGCATATCGCTGGTGATGGATGTGATGGATGTAAGGCGGGAGGATCTCGACTTTTTCAGAACTGTTCTCGACAGGAATAAAGGAAACCAAAAGCTGAAATTCTTTATTAAAAATCTTGAAGACGGTTCTGATATTGAAGTGCAGTCCATGAAACATTCGGTAGATTTGAATGGAGATTTGATTAAGGAAATTCAACTTCTCAATAAATATGAGTTTTATTTGAATTAA